The following are encoded in a window of Lacinutrix sp. WUR7 genomic DNA:
- a CDS encoding ABC transporter ATP-binding protein has translation MNNNNVIEAQNLTKMFGDFTAVNAISFEVKKGEIFGFLGANGAGKTTAMKMLIGISKPTAGKASVAGFDVYKQAEDIKKNIGYMSQKFALYDDLTVKENIMFFGGIYGVSRKRIKEKTAILIEELGLEEVANQLVGALPLGWKQKLSFSVSLIHDPKIVFLDEPTGGVDPITRRQFWEMIYKAANQGTTVFVTTHYMDEAEYCDRVSIMVNGKIEALDTPKKLKEQFQVDNMNDVFLKLARG, from the coding sequence ATGAACAATAACAACGTCATAGAAGCTCAAAATCTAACCAAAATGTTTGGTGATTTTACAGCAGTAAACGCTATTTCTTTTGAAGTTAAAAAAGGAGAAATATTTGGTTTTCTAGGAGCTAATGGAGCAGGAAAAACAACAGCGATGAAAATGTTGATTGGTATTTCTAAACCTACAGCAGGAAAAGCTAGTGTTGCAGGGTTTGATGTTTATAAACAAGCCGAAGACATCAAGAAAAATATTGGCTATATGAGTCAGAAATTTGCTTTGTATGACGATTTAACGGTGAAAGAAAATATTATGTTTTTTGGCGGAATTTATGGCGTATCTAGAAAACGAATAAAGGAAAAAACAGCAATCTTGATTGAAGAATTAGGATTGGAAGAAGTCGCAAACCAATTAGTTGGTGCTTTACCTTTAGGATGGAAACAAAAACTATCTTTTTCTGTGTCTTTAATTCATGATCCGAAAATTGTGTTTTTAGATGAACCAACTGGAGGAGTAGATCCTATTACTAGGCGACAGTTTTGGGAAATGATTTATAAAGCAGCCAACCAAGGAACAACCGTTTTTGTAACCACACATTATATGGATGAAGCCGAATATTGCGATCGAGTTTCTATTATGGTTAATGGGAAAATAGAAGCTTTAGATACACCAAAAAAATTAAAAGAGCAGTTTCAAGTAGATAATATGAATGATGTGTTTTTAAAACTAGCACGTGGATGA
- a CDS encoding TetR/AcrR family transcriptional regulator has product MPLEFIIHLLTTWLNHVVVMKKLKDENTEEQILDAAKHIFQSKGMDGARMQEIADKAGINKAMLHYYYRSKQLLFEAVFKNAFSLLAPQLNAILNDDSSIEEKVKNFTSDYITFIVKHPYLPNFIIQELNRNPEFLLKMKDTNGFPNIEKFKKQVDSEVEQGIIKPISAEQLFLNIMALNIFPFVAKPLILAFINADDEAYNQLMEARKTEVADFIINAIKNT; this is encoded by the coding sequence ATGCCATTAGAATTCATTATACATTTGTTAACCACTTGGTTAAACCATGTAGTTGTGATGAAAAAATTAAAAGACGAAAATACAGAAGAGCAGATTTTAGATGCAGCAAAACATATCTTTCAATCTAAAGGAATGGATGGGGCTCGTATGCAAGAAATTGCCGATAAAGCAGGAATTAACAAAGCAATGCTTCATTATTATTACAGAAGTAAGCAGTTGTTGTTTGAAGCGGTTTTTAAAAATGCATTTAGCTTATTAGCACCACAATTAAATGCTATTTTAAATGATGATTCTTCTATTGAAGAGAAGGTGAAAAACTTTACATCAGATTACATAACATTTATTGTGAAACATCCGTATTTACCAAATTTTATTATTCAAGAACTCAATAGAAACCCAGAGTTTCTTCTAAAAATGAAAGATACCAATGGTTTTCCAAATATTGAAAAATTCAAGAAGCAAGTAGATAGTGAAGTGGAACAAGGCATTATTAAACCCATTTCTGCAGAACAACTATTCCTGAATATTATGGCGCTAAACATTTTTCCTTTTGTAGCTAAACCTTTAATCCTGGCATTTATAAATGCAGATGATGAAGCCTACAATCAATTAATGGAAGCGCGTAAAACAGAAGTTGCCGACTTTATTATTAATGCAATAAAGAATACATAA
- a CDS encoding cytochrome ubiquinol oxidase subunit I yields MEDMLFYDRLQFAFTITFHYIFPQLTMGLSLLIVFLKWKYLRNNIEKYNNAAKFLMKIFAINFTMGVVTGIPMEFQFGTNWAKFSELTGGIIGQTLAMEGMFSFFLESSFLALFIFGEKLMGQKLHFLTGFLVFLGSWASGWFILATNAWMQHPVGYEILDNGKYVLQNFSALFSNPWLLPAFLHNQLASVVTSSFVVASIGAFYVLRNKQTEYGKLFLKTGVIFGLISSVLVAFPTGDWNAKNVAKYQPASFAAMEGIFETEEAGAEIVLVGQPNMVEKKLDNKIAVPNILSFLTYQEWDKQIAGMDQFKEEELPSNIPALYYSYHIMVGLGTIFIGVMALALFFLWRKKLYTLKPLLWTIMFLVPFPYIANLTGWYTAELGRQPYLVYGLLKTSDGISPTVSSGNTLFTLLGFVALYMLLGLLFLVLVGKTINQGPKPQTH; encoded by the coding sequence ATGGAAGACATGCTCTTTTACGATAGATTGCAGTTTGCATTTACTATCACTTTTCATTATATATTTCCGCAATTAACTATGGGACTATCATTATTGATAGTCTTTTTGAAATGGAAATATCTAAGAAATAATATTGAAAAATATAATAATGCTGCAAAATTCTTAATGAAGATATTTGCTATTAATTTCACAATGGGAGTGGTAACAGGTATTCCTATGGAATTTCAATTTGGTACCAATTGGGCAAAATTTTCAGAACTTACAGGTGGTATTATAGGTCAAACCTTGGCAATGGAAGGCATGTTTTCTTTCTTTTTAGAATCTTCCTTTTTAGCACTCTTTATTTTTGGTGAAAAACTAATGGGGCAAAAACTTCACTTCTTAACAGGTTTTCTCGTCTTTTTAGGGTCTTGGGCAAGTGGATGGTTTATTCTGGCTACCAATGCTTGGATGCAACATCCTGTAGGTTATGAAATTTTAGATAATGGTAAATATGTACTACAAAATTTTTCCGCCCTGTTTAGTAATCCTTGGTTGCTACCGGCCTTTTTACATAATCAATTAGCTTCTGTGGTAACGTCTTCTTTTGTTGTAGCAAGTATAGGTGCTTTTTATGTGTTAAGAAATAAACAAACAGAATACGGAAAGCTGTTCTTAAAAACAGGAGTGATTTTCGGATTAATATCTAGTGTATTAGTTGCTTTTCCAACAGGAGATTGGAATGCTAAAAATGTTGCAAAATACCAACCAGCATCTTTTGCTGCTATGGAAGGGATTTTTGAAACCGAAGAAGCAGGAGCCGAAATTGTATTAGTAGGTCAACCTAATATGGTGGAGAAAAAATTAGATAATAAAATTGCTGTACCAAATATATTAAGCTTTTTAACCTACCAAGAATGGGATAAACAAATCGCTGGAATGGATCAGTTTAAAGAAGAAGAGTTGCCAAGTAATATTCCAGCGTTATATTATTCGTATCATATAATGGTTGGTTTAGGTACTATTTTTATTGGTGTAATGGCACTTGCGCTTTTCTTTTTATGGCGAAAAAAATTATATACATTAAAACCATTACTTTGGACCATCATGTTTTTAGTTCCATTTCCTTACATCGCAAACCTTACAGGTTGGTATACGGCAGAATTAGGAAGACAACCTTACCTAGTTTACGGTTTATTAAAAACGAGCGATGGTATTTCGCCTACAGTATCTTCAGGTAACACATTATTTACCTTACTTGGTTTTGTTGCTTTATATATGCTGCTAGGTTTATTATTTTTAGTCCTAGTTGGAAAAACGATTAATCAAGGTCCTAAACCGCAAACACATTAA
- a CDS encoding GxxExxY protein translates to MEEKTENELSYIIRGAIFKVYNELGPGLLESVYETILMYELEKQGLSVKRQVALPIFYDDIELEIGYRLDLLVNNKVIIEIKSVETLAKVHHKQVLTYLKLSEIKLGILVNFNVEDITKGIFRKVNGL, encoded by the coding sequence ATGGAAGAAAAAACGGAAAATGAATTATCCTATATAATCAGAGGCGCAATTTTTAAAGTTTATAATGAATTAGGACCAGGTTTATTAGAATCAGTTTATGAAACTATTTTAATGTATGAATTAGAAAAGCAAGGATTATCTGTAAAAAGACAAGTAGCGTTGCCAATATTTTATGATGATATAGAATTAGAAATTGGCTACAGACTAGATTTATTGGTAAATAATAAAGTAATAATAGAAATTAAATCAGTAGAAACTTTAGCAAAAGTACATCATAAACAAGTTTTAACATATTTAAAGCTTTCCGAAATTAAGCTAGGTATTTTAGTGAATTTCAATGTCGAAGATATTACAAAAGGAATTTTTAGAAAAGTAAACGGATTATAA
- a CDS encoding HlyD family secretion protein: protein MRKNTYIFGLSFIAISLFSCGNDTKKADGYGNFEATEITISAENNGKLMQFDVNEGDVLLKEQFIGYIDTIPLTLKREQLKVSKTVIGSKSKGVLSQINVLNAKLKTANTNKVRAENLIKDNAGTQKQLDDVAGEIDVIKNQIRSVEIQNAPVVNELKAIDVQVKQIEDQIGKSKIVNPVNGTVLTKYAEPNEITAFGKPLYKIADLNTMQLRVYISETQLANIIIGQEVTVKIDDVDAMKSYKGTISWIASEAEFTPKIIQTKEERVALVYAVKVDVKNDGSLKIGMPAELWIHDSEEN from the coding sequence ATGAGAAAGAACACATATATATTCGGATTAAGTTTTATAGCAATAAGCTTATTTTCCTGCGGAAACGATACCAAAAAAGCAGATGGCTATGGCAATTTTGAAGCAACAGAAATTACTATTTCTGCAGAGAATAACGGAAAACTAATGCAATTTGACGTGAATGAAGGTGATGTGCTTTTAAAAGAACAATTTATAGGTTATATCGATACCATTCCATTAACATTAAAACGGGAACAATTAAAAGTGTCTAAAACAGTAATTGGTTCCAAATCAAAAGGTGTATTATCACAAATTAATGTGCTAAATGCAAAATTGAAAACAGCAAACACCAATAAAGTGCGAGCAGAAAATTTAATAAAAGATAATGCAGGAACACAAAAACAATTGGATGATGTTGCTGGAGAAATAGATGTGATTAAAAATCAAATTAGAAGCGTAGAAATTCAAAATGCACCTGTGGTTAATGAATTGAAAGCTATCGATGTTCAGGTAAAACAAATTGAAGATCAAATTGGAAAAAGTAAAATCGTAAATCCTGTAAATGGAACAGTTTTAACCAAATATGCAGAGCCTAATGAAATTACAGCTTTTGGAAAACCATTGTATAAAATTGCCGATTTAAATACCATGCAATTACGTGTTTACATTAGCGAAACACAATTGGCGAATATTATAATCGGACAAGAAGTTACGGTGAAAATCGATGATGTAGACGCTATGAAATCGTATAAAGGTACAATTAGTTGGATTGCTTCCGAAGCAGAATTTACACCAAAAATTATTCAAACTAAAGAAGAGCGCGTAGCTTTAGTTTATGCCGTAAAAGTGGATGTGAAAAATGATGGCAGCCTAAAAATTGGAATGCCTGCAGAGTTATGGATACATGATTCTGAAGAAAATTAA
- a CDS encoding TolC family protein gives MKQLLIILLLSFGWSSVAQESITLEECYHLVTANYPLAKQSQLLDAQNKLDVEVISTSKLPQIYLDAQATYQSDVLQFPLAMSGIEPLNKDQYRATVSVNQLIYNGGATDASLDLKSAQLHTKQKQVEVSLYQLKQQINQLYFSILLAQESQLLLKAKQTQVEAKLKEVQSGIKYGVMLPTSDRILEAELLKIGQQFQELESNKMSLLETLSSVISKPLTTETLFQSPLLETELQADLNRPELELFQLKKEEIQNSESLLSKQNAPKLLGFATGGYGNPGLNMLDNSFQTFYTVGVKLNWNVFDWNANKKQRESLLINKDIVDNETEVFKLNTNIELHQQQKEIHKMETFISSDQEIINLRKEVLQSADAQLRNGVITSSAYITELTNLYEDENTLVKHEIQLQLAKANYNVIKGQ, from the coding sequence ATGAAACAGTTATTAATCATTCTATTACTCTCCTTTGGGTGGTCAAGTGTTGCGCAAGAAAGTATCACTTTAGAGGAATGTTACCATTTAGTAACCGCAAATTACCCATTGGCTAAGCAATCACAATTACTAGATGCACAAAACAAATTAGATGTAGAAGTTATTTCTACATCAAAATTACCGCAAATTTATTTAGATGCACAAGCAACATATCAATCAGATGTCCTACAATTTCCTCTTGCAATGTCTGGTATAGAACCATTAAATAAAGATCAATACCGTGCAACGGTTTCTGTAAATCAACTAATTTATAACGGAGGTGCAACAGATGCTTCTTTAGATTTAAAATCTGCGCAACTCCATACGAAGCAAAAACAGGTGGAAGTCAGTTTGTACCAATTAAAACAACAAATCAATCAACTCTATTTTTCTATTTTATTAGCACAAGAATCTCAGTTATTACTAAAGGCGAAACAAACGCAAGTAGAAGCCAAACTTAAAGAAGTACAGTCCGGAATAAAGTATGGTGTGATGCTACCAACTTCCGATAGGATTTTGGAGGCCGAATTATTGAAAATAGGACAACAGTTTCAAGAATTGGAAAGCAATAAAATGTCCCTGTTGGAAACACTTTCTAGCGTCATAAGTAAGCCTTTAACTACTGAAACATTATTTCAAAGTCCACTTTTAGAGACAGAATTACAAGCGGACTTAAACAGACCCGAATTGGAATTATTTCAACTTAAAAAAGAAGAAATCCAAAATTCGGAAAGTTTGTTGTCGAAGCAAAACGCACCTAAATTACTTGGGTTTGCAACTGGTGGTTATGGTAATCCAGGGTTGAATATGCTAGATAATTCCTTTCAAACATTTTATACGGTTGGTGTGAAATTAAATTGGAATGTTTTCGATTGGAATGCCAATAAAAAACAACGGGAATCCTTACTCATTAATAAGGATATTGTGGATAATGAAACCGAAGTTTTTAAACTGAATACCAACATCGAGTTACATCAACAACAAAAAGAAATCCATAAAATGGAAACTTTTATTTCTTCCGATCAAGAAATTATAAACCTCAGAAAAGAGGTACTTCAATCGGCAGATGCACAACTTAGAAATGGAGTGATTACGTCTTCAGCTTACATTACAGAACTCACCAATTTATACGAAGATGAGAATACGTTAGTAAAACATGAAATTCAGCTACAACTAGCGAAAGCAAATTACAATGTCATTAAAGGTCAATAA
- a CDS encoding ABC transporter permease yields MKRFIGFIKKEFYHIFRDRRSLFILFGMPIAQIMLFGFAITNEINNVDIAILDHSKDATTEEIINKISASKYFSIHQFMDREADVETIFKKGKVKAVLNFEKNFSKKLIRDHKATIQIITDATDPNTANTISNYVNAILIQYQKDWNKDITIAYQIIPRTRMVYNPELKSVYMFVPGVMTIILMLVSAMMTSISITKEKELGTMEILLVSPIKPIQVIVGKVFPYIFLSVINAIVIVVLSIFIFKMPVQGSLFLLAMESILFIISALALGILISTISATQQTAMMISLMGLMLPVILLSGFIFPISSMPLPLQMISNIIPAKWFIIIIKGIMLKGVGLQYLWKETLILVGMTIFFIALSVKKYKIRLE; encoded by the coding sequence ATGAAAAGATTCATAGGCTTCATAAAAAAGGAATTCTACCATATTTTTAGAGATAGACGCTCGTTGTTTATTCTCTTCGGAATGCCTATTGCTCAAATTATGCTCTTTGGTTTCGCTATTACTAATGAAATCAATAATGTGGATATTGCTATTTTAGATCATTCTAAAGATGCAACCACAGAAGAAATTATTAATAAGATTTCAGCTTCAAAATATTTTAGCATTCATCAGTTTATGGACAGAGAAGCCGATGTGGAAACTATTTTCAAAAAAGGAAAAGTAAAAGCGGTTTTAAATTTTGAAAAAAATTTCAGTAAAAAGTTAATCAGAGATCACAAAGCAACTATCCAAATTATTACAGATGCTACAGACCCAAATACAGCGAATACTATTAGTAATTATGTAAATGCAATTCTTATTCAGTATCAAAAAGATTGGAATAAAGACATCACTATTGCATATCAAATAATACCAAGAACTCGTATGGTTTATAACCCCGAATTAAAAAGTGTGTACATGTTTGTTCCTGGTGTGATGACCATTATTTTAATGTTAGTTTCTGCAATGATGACGTCCATTTCCATTACAAAAGAAAAGGAATTGGGAACCATGGAAATCCTGTTAGTATCACCAATAAAACCAATTCAGGTTATTGTAGGCAAAGTGTTTCCGTATATTTTTCTATCTGTAATTAACGCAATAGTTATTGTGGTACTAAGTATTTTTATTTTTAAGATGCCTGTGCAAGGAAGCTTATTTCTATTAGCAATGGAGAGCATTCTATTCATTATTTCAGCATTAGCATTAGGTATTTTAATCTCAACAATTTCTGCAACACAACAAACAGCCATGATGATTTCTCTTATGGGACTCATGCTTCCGGTAATTCTGTTATCTGGATTTATTTTTCCTATTTCAAGTATGCCATTACCATTACAAATGATTAGTAATATTATTCCTGCTAAATGGTTTATCATCATCATAAAAGGCATTATGCTAAAAGGAGTGGGATTGCAATATCTATGGAAAGAAACCTTGATTTTAGTTGGAATGACTATCTTTTTTATTGCATTAAGTGTGAAGAAATATAAAATTAGATTAGAGTGA
- the cydB gene encoding cytochrome d ubiquinol oxidase subunit II, which yields MEVFWYIAIAIVLAVFFILDGYDFGTGIIHLFFAKKEKDKEVIAKSAGLFWDSNEVWLVAAGGMLFMAFPTFYASVFSGFYLPLIIVLWLIIFRAIGLEFRGQFKYQMWKDIWDKSFGVSSLLLALFFGIALGNIVRGVNLGGVKNGVSVYEGHYFFLPLWDSSFSPLSDTPGIIDWFTLIIGLISVVTLAIHGANWVILKTNASINKKLKGVIFKLNIALAVLTVFSLFVWQIVNPNSLDNFMRKPYLIVFPLIYFTGLIGLFFIKKFKKESQGFVFSTLLILGGITSSLASLFPVILPSINSVNPHLTIYNTAAENYGLSVALNWAIIGFILLIVYFIVQKRLMGGKVDKMDYGH from the coding sequence ATGGAAGTATTTTGGTATATAGCAATCGCTATTGTTTTAGCAGTATTTTTTATTTTAGATGGTTATGATTTTGGAACCGGAATCATTCATTTATTCTTCGCTAAAAAAGAAAAAGATAAAGAAGTAATCGCAAAATCTGCAGGTTTATTTTGGGATTCTAATGAGGTTTGGTTAGTAGCAGCAGGAGGTATGCTTTTTATGGCTTTTCCAACGTTTTACGCATCCGTTTTTAGTGGATTTTATTTACCGTTAATAATTGTTCTTTGGTTAATTATTTTTAGAGCCATTGGGTTGGAATTTAGAGGACAATTTAAGTATCAAATGTGGAAAGATATTTGGGATAAATCGTTTGGCGTTTCTAGTTTGTTATTGGCATTATTCTTTGGTATTGCTTTGGGTAATATTGTAAGAGGTGTAAATTTAGGAGGCGTGAAAAACGGAGTCTCCGTTTATGAAGGGCATTATTTTTTCCTTCCTTTATGGGATAGTAGTTTTAGTCCATTAAGTGATACCCCTGGAATAATCGATTGGTTTACACTAATTATAGGTTTAATTTCTGTGGTAACCTTAGCTATTCATGGTGCCAATTGGGTGATTTTAAAAACCAATGCATCCATTAATAAGAAACTTAAAGGCGTTATTTTTAAGTTGAATATAGCACTAGCAGTACTTACTGTTTTTTCCTTATTTGTATGGCAAATAGTAAATCCTAATTCGTTAGATAATTTTATGAGGAAGCCGTATTTAATTGTTTTTCCTCTTATTTATTTTACAGGATTAATTGGGTTGTTTTTTATTAAAAAATTCAAAAAAGAAAGTCAAGGGTTTGTGTTTTCAACCTTACTAATTTTAGGCGGAATCACATCTTCTTTAGCATCTTTATTTCCAGTAATATTGCCATCCATAAATAGCGTTAATCCCCACTTAACTATTTACAATACTGCTGCAGAAAATTATGGATTGTCTGTTGCTTTAAATTGGGCAATTATTGGTTTTATTCTTCTTATTGTTTACTTCATTGTTCAAAAAAGATTAATGGGAGGAAAAGTAGATAAAATGGATTATGGCCATTAG
- a CDS encoding rhodanese-like domain-containing protein: MNVIQFEDKPLAHYSYAIISNNEMAIIDPSRDPKPYYELAEKHDAKIIAIFETHPHADFVSSHLQIHKETDAKIYVSKLVGATYAHQAFDDGDTVTIGDVACSAINSPGHSPDSITIIATDSENNHVMFSGDTLFIGDVGRPDLREKAGNMKAKREELAQSMYYTIKDKFNHLTDATIVYPAHGAGSLCGKNMSADPSSTLGRERNENWAFKDLTVDQFKNHILKDQPFIPSYFGFNVAINKEGADDFETTFCGVLFSFGITDFKYDDSLIIDVRSASRFKNNHLKGSINIIGETEEDKLETWLGSIVEPKEAFHLVINSIDDRERVLSRIAKIGYEKQIQSVITLGANKFETSKLFDIEDFKKHPNQYTIIDIRNTSEVGEGKIFKNAISIPLNQLRASKNEIPTDKPIVVHCAGGYRSAAGSSIISNLIDTIAVYDLSDAVKSFNE; this comes from the coding sequence ATGAATGTAATACAGTTTGAAGACAAACCATTGGCACATTATTCTTATGCTATAATAAGTAATAATGAAATGGCTATTATAGATCCTTCAAGAGATCCAAAACCTTATTACGAATTAGCAGAAAAACACGATGCAAAAATAATAGCTATTTTTGAAACACATCCACATGCAGATTTTGTGAGTAGTCATTTGCAAATACATAAAGAAACGGATGCAAAAATTTATGTGAGTAAATTGGTTGGCGCTACGTATGCCCACCAAGCATTTGATGATGGTGATACGGTTACAATTGGAGATGTTGCTTGTTCTGCAATTAACTCTCCAGGACATTCACCAGATAGCATTACCATTATTGCTACCGATTCAGAAAATAATCATGTGATGTTCTCTGGAGATACCTTATTTATTGGAGATGTTGGAAGACCTGATTTAAGAGAAAAAGCGGGTAATATGAAAGCGAAAAGAGAAGAGTTAGCACAAAGCATGTACTACACAATTAAGGATAAATTTAATCACTTAACAGATGCCACAATAGTATATCCTGCACATGGAGCGGGCTCTTTATGTGGTAAAAACATGAGTGCAGATCCTTCTAGTACCTTAGGAAGAGAACGTAATGAAAATTGGGCTTTTAAAGATTTAACAGTAGATCAATTTAAAAATCACATTTTAAAAGATCAACCTTTTATTCCTTCTTATTTCGGATTTAACGTTGCTATAAATAAAGAAGGTGCAGATGATTTTGAAACTACATTTTGCGGTGTACTTTTCTCATTTGGAATAACAGATTTTAAGTATGACGACAGTTTAATTATTGATGTAAGAAGTGCGTCTCGTTTTAAAAACAATCATCTTAAAGGAAGTATTAATATTATTGGAGAAACCGAAGAGGATAAGTTGGAAACCTGGTTGGGTTCTATAGTCGAGCCTAAGGAAGCATTTCATTTAGTAATTAACTCAATTGATGATCGAGAAAGAGTTCTTAGTCGTATAGCTAAAATTGGTTACGAAAAACAAATCCAATCCGTTATAACTCTAGGAGCTAATAAATTTGAAACATCCAAATTATTCGATATAGAAGATTTTAAAAAACATCCAAATCAATATACTATTATTGATATCCGAAATACTAGCGAAGTAGGGGAAGGTAAGATTTTTAAAAATGCTATTTCTATTCCTTTAAATCAGTTAAGAGCTTCTAAAAATGAAATACCTACAGATAAACCTATTGTAGTGCATTGCGCTGGTGGATATAGAAGTGCTGCAGGTAGCAGTATTATTTCAAATTTAATAGATACTATTGCAGTATATGACCTAAGCGACGCAGTTAAATCGTTTAATGAGTAA
- a CDS encoding OsmC family protein, translated as MEKHIYNVNVNWTQDRKGTLCSPELKNNTTNETNCIEVATPPEFPGGMPNIWTPEHLFTAAISSCLMTTFLAIAEYSKLEYISFTCESKGILEKVDGKFVISEVLLFPEVVITDASKRERTERILEKSEKACLISNSVTSKITMEAKISIQN; from the coding sequence ATGGAAAAACATATTTATAACGTCAATGTAAATTGGACGCAAGACCGAAAAGGAACTTTATGTTCACCAGAATTAAAAAATAATACAACCAACGAAACGAATTGTATCGAAGTTGCAACACCTCCAGAATTCCCCGGTGGAATGCCTAATATTTGGACTCCAGAACATTTATTTACAGCAGCAATAAGTAGTTGCTTAATGACTACTTTTTTAGCAATTGCTGAATATTCTAAACTAGAGTATATCAGTTTTACATGTGAATCGAAAGGAATACTCGAAAAAGTAGATGGCAAGTTTGTAATTAGCGAAGTATTATTATTTCCAGAGGTTGTGATTACCGATGCGTCTAAAAGAGAACGCACAGAACGTATTTTAGAAAAATCAGAAAAAGCTTGTTTAATTTCAAACTCTGTGACTTCAAAAATAACAATGGAAGCTAAAATTAGTATTCAAAATTAA
- a CDS encoding ABC transporter ATP-binding protein encodes MSISVRHISKSYKNVKALEDISFEVKEGELFGLIGPDGAGKTTLFRILTTLLIANEGTATVAGFDVVADYKKIRNSVGYMPGKFSLYQDLTVEENLNFFATIFGTTIEQNYDLIKEIYVQIEPFKTRRAGKLSGGMKQKLALCCALIHKPKVLFLDEPTTGVDPVSRKEFWEMLKRLQQKGITILVSTPYMDEAALCDRIALIQDGKILQMDTPQAIVKHYPKQIYNVRANNTYQLINSLKAYEYNHSVYPFGEFVHYTDRRADFNPKDLMLFLESKNLSNVEIKKTEATIEDTFMELAN; translated from the coding sequence GTGAGTATATCTGTCCGTCATATTAGCAAATCGTATAAAAACGTAAAAGCCTTAGAAGACATCTCTTTTGAAGTGAAAGAAGGGGAGCTTTTTGGACTCATTGGACCTGATGGAGCAGGAAAAACAACGCTGTTTAGAATTCTAACCACGCTTTTAATTGCGAATGAAGGTACAGCAACAGTTGCTGGTTTTGATGTGGTCGCAGATTATAAAAAGATTCGAAATAGTGTTGGCTATATGCCAGGAAAATTTTCACTCTATCAAGATTTAACAGTGGAAGAAAACTTGAACTTTTTTGCAACTATCTTCGGAACTACCATAGAACAAAATTACGATTTAATAAAAGAAATTTACGTTCAGATAGAACCCTTTAAAACGCGTAGAGCAGGAAAGTTATCTGGAGGTATGAAACAAAAACTCGCTTTGTGTTGTGCACTAATTCACAAACCGAAAGTGTTGTTTTTAGATGAGCCTACTACAGGAGTGGATCCCGTTTCTAGGAAAGAGTTTTGGGAAATGTTGAAACGTTTACAGCAAAAAGGAATTACCATTTTAGTTTCTACGCCGTATATGGATGAAGCGGCTTTGTGTGACAGAATAGCTTTAATTCAAGATGGGAAAATTTTGCAGATGGACACTCCTCAAGCTATTGTGAAGCATTATCCAAAACAGATTTACAACGTTAGGGCAAACAATACCTATCAACTTATTAATAGTTTAAAGGCCTATGAATACAACCATAGCGTCTATCCTTTTGGTGAGTTTGTACACTATACAGATCGTAGAGCAGATTTTAATCCTAAAGATTTAATGCTGTTTTTAGAATCTAAGAATCTTTCTAATGTGGAAATAAAAAAAACAGAAGCAACTATTGAAGATACCTTCATGGAACTAGCAAATTAA